The following are from one region of the Mauremys reevesii isolate NIE-2019 linkage group 2, ASM1616193v1, whole genome shotgun sequence genome:
- the LOC120399449 gene encoding uncharacterized protein LOC120399449 isoform X4 produces the protein MSRLLRMFRKKDCRWPQSLREAPAIFPWSRAAPLSLLAGKKLPAGPGGGSAQPSDRGNPLPAQALRQWPGPNRAGPGCSWAGRTQPRKEAGQDVSGACCVDSTSPRSPAPIPSRRHCPVRSLRIFQAPQGRRWRIPVPAPAARPAPHGTAAAPGTQAAVRPMDAAALFQDEAQQLMFLHTIHPVCLAAQQRWQDTLEPHCCKAAVVERIVELIEELPDNSPPGGVLANSLIAVGNLSTMTPALEPELEKHLLRSALHANFTLGTEKDTTQVQHINFWFMSRVSQKRARAIRSSTALLRSTITLSEFDGALALAAGPACLERGLRYFHQAVQWQMQPSTEVKNGSERVKLDHLLSCCNQVSRVRERRERTRRWLAAVGSRNS, from the exons ATGTccaggctcctgaggatgttcaggaaaaaggactgtaggtggccccagagcctgagggaagcACCTGCCATCttcccctggagcagagcagccccTCTGTCCCTGCTGGCGGGGAAGAAGCTCCCAGCCGGACCAGGAGGtggaagtgcccagccttctgACAGAGGAAACCCGCTCCCAGCGCAGGCGCTGAGGCAGTGGCCAGGCCCCAATAGAGCTGGCCCAGGATGCagctgggcaggcaggacccagcccaggaagGAAGCCGGGCAGGATGTCTCTGGGGCTTGTTGTGTGGACAGcaccagccccaggagcccagccccgattcccagcaggaggcattGCCCTGTCCGGTCACTGAGGATCTTCCAGGctccccagggcaggaggtggaggatccctgtcccagcaccagcagctcggcccgctccccatgggacagcagcagcacctgggacTCAGGCAGCAGTGAGGCCGATGGACGccgctgctttgttccag GATGAGGCCCAGCAGCTCATGTTCCTGCACACCATCCACCCCGTGTGTCTCGCTGCACAACAGAGATGGCAGGACACATTGGAGCCACACTGCTGCAAGGCAgctgtggtggagaggattgtg gagctcattgaggagctgCCTGATAACTCTCCACCCGGCGGCGTCCTCGCTAACTCCCTGATTGCTgtgggcaacctcag caccatgacacctgccctggagccagagcTGGAGAAGCACCTCCTGCGATCTGCCCTGCATGCCAACTTCACCCTGGGCACGGAGAAGGACACCACCCAAGTCCAG cACATCAACTTCTGGTTCATGTCCAGAGTATCCCAgaagagagccagggccattaggAGCAGCACGGCCCTGCTCAGATCCACCATCACTCTCTCTgagtttgac GGGGCTTTGGCTTTAGCTGCTGGGCCTGCGTGCCTAGAGAGAGGACTGCGGTATTTCCATCAGGCTGTTCAATGGCAAATGCAGCCATCCACCGAAGTGaagaatggaagtgaaagagTAAAGCTGGACCAtctgctgagctgctgcaatcaagtgagcagagtcagggagagaagagagagaactcGAAGGTGGCTGGCGGCTGTAGGGAGTAGAAACAGTTAA
- the LOC120399449 gene encoding uncharacterized protein LOC120399449 isoform X2 has translation MSRLLRMFRKKDCRWPQSLREAPAIFPWSRAAPLSLLAGKKLPAGPGGGSAQPSDRGNPLPAQALRQWPGPNRAGPGCSWAGRTQPRKEAGQDVSGACCVDSTSPRSPAPIPSRRHCPVRSLRIFQAPQGRRWRIPVPAPAARPAPHGTAAAPGTQAAVRPMDAAALFQDEAQQLMFLHTIHPVCLAAQQRWQDTLEPHCCKAAVVERIVELIEELPDNSPPGGVLANSLIAVGNLSTMTPALEPELEKHLLRSALHANFTLGTEKDTTQVQALHKVLPELLDAMLGNLLAESPDINRLHYILEHINFWFMSRVSQKRARAIRSSTALLRSTITLSEFDAVQWQMQPSTEVKNGSERVKLDHLLSCCNQVSRVRERRERTRRWLAAVGSRNS, from the exons ATGTccaggctcctgaggatgttcaggaaaaaggactgtaggtggccccagagcctgagggaagcACCTGCCATCttcccctggagcagagcagccccTCTGTCCCTGCTGGCGGGGAAGAAGCTCCCAGCCGGACCAGGAGGtggaagtgcccagccttctgACAGAGGAAACCCGCTCCCAGCGCAGGCGCTGAGGCAGTGGCCAGGCCCCAATAGAGCTGGCCCAGGATGCagctgggcaggcaggacccagcccaggaagGAAGCCGGGCAGGATGTCTCTGGGGCTTGTTGTGTGGACAGcaccagccccaggagcccagccccgattcccagcaggaggcattGCCCTGTCCGGTCACTGAGGATCTTCCAGGctccccagggcaggaggtggaggatccctgtcccagcaccagcagctcggcccgctccccatgggacagcagcagcacctgggacTCAGGCAGCAGTGAGGCCGATGGACGccgctgctttgttccag GATGAGGCCCAGCAGCTCATGTTCCTGCACACCATCCACCCCGTGTGTCTCGCTGCACAACAGAGATGGCAGGACACATTGGAGCCACACTGCTGCAAGGCAgctgtggtggagaggattgtg gagctcattgaggagctgCCTGATAACTCTCCACCCGGCGGCGTCCTCGCTAACTCCCTGATTGCTgtgggcaacctcag caccatgacacctgccctggagccagagcTGGAGAAGCACCTCCTGCGATCTGCCCTGCATGCCAACTTCACCCTGGGCACGGAGAAGGACACCACCCAAGTCCAG GCTCTGCACAAGGTATTGCCAGAACTCCTGGATGccatgctggggaacctgctggcagagtccccagacATCAACAGGCTCCACTACATCTTGGAA cACATCAACTTCTGGTTCATGTCCAGAGTATCCCAgaagagagccagggccattaggAGCAGCACGGCCCTGCTCAGATCCACCATCACTCTCTCTgagtttgac GCTGTTCAATGGCAAATGCAGCCATCCACCGAAGTGaagaatggaagtgaaagagTAAAGCTGGACCAtctgctgagctgctgcaatcaagtgagcagagtcagggagagaagagagagaactcGAAGGTGGCTGGCGGCTGTAGGGAGTAGAAACAGTTAA
- the LOC120399449 gene encoding uncharacterized protein LOC120399449 isoform X5, translating into MSRLLRMFRKKDCRWPQSLREAPAIFPWSRAAPLSLLAGKKLPAGPGGGSAQPSDRGNPLPAQALRQWPGPNRAGPGCSWAGRTQPRKEAGQDVSGACCVDSTSPRSPAPIPSRRHCPVRSLRIFQAPQGRRWRIPVPAPAARPAPHGTAAAPGTQAAVRPMDAAALFQELIEELPDNSPPGGVLANSLIAVGNLSTMTPALEPELEKHLLRSALHANFTLGTEKDTTQVQALHKVLPELLDAMLGNLLAESPDINRLHYILEHINFWFMSRVSQKRARAIRSSTALLRSTITLSEFDGALALAAGPACLERGLRYFHQAVQWQMQPSTEVKNGSERVKLDHLLSCCNQVSRVRERRERTRRWLAAVGSRNS; encoded by the exons ATGTccaggctcctgaggatgttcaggaaaaaggactgtaggtggccccagagcctgagggaagcACCTGCCATCttcccctggagcagagcagccccTCTGTCCCTGCTGGCGGGGAAGAAGCTCCCAGCCGGACCAGGAGGtggaagtgcccagccttctgACAGAGGAAACCCGCTCCCAGCGCAGGCGCTGAGGCAGTGGCCAGGCCCCAATAGAGCTGGCCCAGGATGCagctgggcaggcaggacccagcccaggaagGAAGCCGGGCAGGATGTCTCTGGGGCTTGTTGTGTGGACAGcaccagccccaggagcccagccccgattcccagcaggaggcattGCCCTGTCCGGTCACTGAGGATCTTCCAGGctccccagggcaggaggtggaggatccctgtcccagcaccagcagctcggcccgctccccatgggacagcagcagcacctgggacTCAGGCAGCAGTGAGGCCGATGGACGccgctgctttgttccag gagctcattgaggagctgCCTGATAACTCTCCACCCGGCGGCGTCCTCGCTAACTCCCTGATTGCTgtgggcaacctcag caccatgacacctgccctggagccagagcTGGAGAAGCACCTCCTGCGATCTGCCCTGCATGCCAACTTCACCCTGGGCACGGAGAAGGACACCACCCAAGTCCAG GCTCTGCACAAGGTATTGCCAGAACTCCTGGATGccatgctggggaacctgctggcagagtccccagacATCAACAGGCTCCACTACATCTTGGAA cACATCAACTTCTGGTTCATGTCCAGAGTATCCCAgaagagagccagggccattaggAGCAGCACGGCCCTGCTCAGATCCACCATCACTCTCTCTgagtttgac GGGGCTTTGGCTTTAGCTGCTGGGCCTGCGTGCCTAGAGAGAGGACTGCGGTATTTCCATCAGGCTGTTCAATGGCAAATGCAGCCATCCACCGAAGTGaagaatggaagtgaaagagTAAAGCTGGACCAtctgctgagctgctgcaatcaagtgagcagagtcagggagagaagagagagaactcGAAGGTGGCTGGCGGCTGTAGGGAGTAGAAACAGTTAA
- the LOC120399449 gene encoding uncharacterized protein LOC120399449 isoform X1 — MSRLLRMFRKKDCRWPQSLREAPAIFPWSRAAPLSLLAGKKLPAGPGGGSAQPSDRGNPLPAQALRQWPGPNRAGPGCSWAGRTQPRKEAGQDVSGACCVDSTSPRSPAPIPSRRHCPVRSLRIFQAPQGRRWRIPVPAPAARPAPHGTAAAPGTQAAVRPMDAAALFQDEAQQLMFLHTIHPVCLAAQQRWQDTLEPHCCKAAVVERIVELIEELPDNSPPGGVLANSLIAVGNLSTMTPALEPELEKHLLRSALHANFTLGTEKDTTQVQALHKVLPELLDAMLGNLLAESPDINRLHYILEHINFWFMSRVSQKRARAIRSSTALLRSTITLSEFDGALALAAGPACLERGLRYFHQAVQWQMQPSTEVKNGSERVKLDHLLSCCNQVSRVRERRERTRRWLAAVGSRNS; from the exons ATGTccaggctcctgaggatgttcaggaaaaaggactgtaggtggccccagagcctgagggaagcACCTGCCATCttcccctggagcagagcagccccTCTGTCCCTGCTGGCGGGGAAGAAGCTCCCAGCCGGACCAGGAGGtggaagtgcccagccttctgACAGAGGAAACCCGCTCCCAGCGCAGGCGCTGAGGCAGTGGCCAGGCCCCAATAGAGCTGGCCCAGGATGCagctgggcaggcaggacccagcccaggaagGAAGCCGGGCAGGATGTCTCTGGGGCTTGTTGTGTGGACAGcaccagccccaggagcccagccccgattcccagcaggaggcattGCCCTGTCCGGTCACTGAGGATCTTCCAGGctccccagggcaggaggtggaggatccctgtcccagcaccagcagctcggcccgctccccatgggacagcagcagcacctgggacTCAGGCAGCAGTGAGGCCGATGGACGccgctgctttgttccag GATGAGGCCCAGCAGCTCATGTTCCTGCACACCATCCACCCCGTGTGTCTCGCTGCACAACAGAGATGGCAGGACACATTGGAGCCACACTGCTGCAAGGCAgctgtggtggagaggattgtg gagctcattgaggagctgCCTGATAACTCTCCACCCGGCGGCGTCCTCGCTAACTCCCTGATTGCTgtgggcaacctcag caccatgacacctgccctggagccagagcTGGAGAAGCACCTCCTGCGATCTGCCCTGCATGCCAACTTCACCCTGGGCACGGAGAAGGACACCACCCAAGTCCAG GCTCTGCACAAGGTATTGCCAGAACTCCTGGATGccatgctggggaacctgctggcagagtccccagacATCAACAGGCTCCACTACATCTTGGAA cACATCAACTTCTGGTTCATGTCCAGAGTATCCCAgaagagagccagggccattaggAGCAGCACGGCCCTGCTCAGATCCACCATCACTCTCTCTgagtttgac GGGGCTTTGGCTTTAGCTGCTGGGCCTGCGTGCCTAGAGAGAGGACTGCGGTATTTCCATCAGGCTGTTCAATGGCAAATGCAGCCATCCACCGAAGTGaagaatggaagtgaaagagTAAAGCTGGACCAtctgctgagctgctgcaatcaagtgagcagagtcagggagagaagagagagaactcGAAGGTGGCTGGCGGCTGTAGGGAGTAGAAACAGTTAA
- the LOC120399449 gene encoding uncharacterized protein LOC120399449 isoform X3, with translation MSRLLRMFRKKDCRWPQSLREAPAIFPWSRAAPLSLLAGKKLPAGPGGGSAQPSDRGNPLPAQALRQWPGPNRAGPGCSWAGRTQPRKEAGQDVSGACCVDSTSPRSPAPIPSRRHCPVRSLRIFQAPQGRRWRIPVPAPAARPAPHGTAAAPGTQAAVRPMDAAALFQDEAQQLMFLHTIHPVCLAAQQRWQDTLEPHCCKAAVVERIVELIEELPDNSPPGGVLANSLIAVGNLSTMTPALEPELEKHLLRSALHANFTLGTEKDTTQVQALHKHINFWFMSRVSQKRARAIRSSTALLRSTITLSEFDGALALAAGPACLERGLRYFHQAVQWQMQPSTEVKNGSERVKLDHLLSCCNQVSRVRERRERTRRWLAAVGSRNS, from the exons ATGTccaggctcctgaggatgttcaggaaaaaggactgtaggtggccccagagcctgagggaagcACCTGCCATCttcccctggagcagagcagccccTCTGTCCCTGCTGGCGGGGAAGAAGCTCCCAGCCGGACCAGGAGGtggaagtgcccagccttctgACAGAGGAAACCCGCTCCCAGCGCAGGCGCTGAGGCAGTGGCCAGGCCCCAATAGAGCTGGCCCAGGATGCagctgggcaggcaggacccagcccaggaagGAAGCCGGGCAGGATGTCTCTGGGGCTTGTTGTGTGGACAGcaccagccccaggagcccagccccgattcccagcaggaggcattGCCCTGTCCGGTCACTGAGGATCTTCCAGGctccccagggcaggaggtggaggatccctgtcccagcaccagcagctcggcccgctccccatgggacagcagcagcacctgggacTCAGGCAGCAGTGAGGCCGATGGACGccgctgctttgttccag GATGAGGCCCAGCAGCTCATGTTCCTGCACACCATCCACCCCGTGTGTCTCGCTGCACAACAGAGATGGCAGGACACATTGGAGCCACACTGCTGCAAGGCAgctgtggtggagaggattgtg gagctcattgaggagctgCCTGATAACTCTCCACCCGGCGGCGTCCTCGCTAACTCCCTGATTGCTgtgggcaacctcag caccatgacacctgccctggagccagagcTGGAGAAGCACCTCCTGCGATCTGCCCTGCATGCCAACTTCACCCTGGGCACGGAGAAGGACACCACCCAAGTCCAG GCTCTGCACAAG cACATCAACTTCTGGTTCATGTCCAGAGTATCCCAgaagagagccagggccattaggAGCAGCACGGCCCTGCTCAGATCCACCATCACTCTCTCTgagtttgac GGGGCTTTGGCTTTAGCTGCTGGGCCTGCGTGCCTAGAGAGAGGACTGCGGTATTTCCATCAGGCTGTTCAATGGCAAATGCAGCCATCCACCGAAGTGaagaatggaagtgaaagagTAAAGCTGGACCAtctgctgagctgctgcaatcaagtgagcagagtcagggagagaagagagagaactcGAAGGTGGCTGGCGGCTGTAGGGAGTAGAAACAGTTAA
- the LOC120399449 gene encoding uncharacterized protein LOC120399449 isoform X6 produces the protein MSRLLRMFRKKDCRWPQSLREAPAIFPWSRAAPLSLLAGKKLPAGPGGGSAQPSDRGNPLPAQALRQWPGPNRAGPGCSWAGRTQPRKEAGQDVSGACCVDSTSPRSPAPIPSRRHCPVRSLRIFQAPQGRRWRIPVPAPAARPAPHGTAAAPGTQAAVRPMDAAALFQDEAQQLMFLHTIHPVCLAAQQRWQDTLEPHCCKAAVVERIVELIEELPDNSPPGGVLANSLIAVGNLSTMTPALEPELEKHLLRSALHANFTLGTEKDTTQVQALHKVLPELLDAMLGNLLAESPDINRLHYILEHINFWFMSRVSQKRARAIRSSTALLRSTITLSEFDCWSQNINKTSWVR, from the exons ATGTccaggctcctgaggatgttcaggaaaaaggactgtaggtggccccagagcctgagggaagcACCTGCCATCttcccctggagcagagcagccccTCTGTCCCTGCTGGCGGGGAAGAAGCTCCCAGCCGGACCAGGAGGtggaagtgcccagccttctgACAGAGGAAACCCGCTCCCAGCGCAGGCGCTGAGGCAGTGGCCAGGCCCCAATAGAGCTGGCCCAGGATGCagctgggcaggcaggacccagcccaggaagGAAGCCGGGCAGGATGTCTCTGGGGCTTGTTGTGTGGACAGcaccagccccaggagcccagccccgattcccagcaggaggcattGCCCTGTCCGGTCACTGAGGATCTTCCAGGctccccagggcaggaggtggaggatccctgtcccagcaccagcagctcggcccgctccccatgggacagcagcagcacctgggacTCAGGCAGCAGTGAGGCCGATGGACGccgctgctttgttccag GATGAGGCCCAGCAGCTCATGTTCCTGCACACCATCCACCCCGTGTGTCTCGCTGCACAACAGAGATGGCAGGACACATTGGAGCCACACTGCTGCAAGGCAgctgtggtggagaggattgtg gagctcattgaggagctgCCTGATAACTCTCCACCCGGCGGCGTCCTCGCTAACTCCCTGATTGCTgtgggcaacctcag caccatgacacctgccctggagccagagcTGGAGAAGCACCTCCTGCGATCTGCCCTGCATGCCAACTTCACCCTGGGCACGGAGAAGGACACCACCCAAGTCCAG GCTCTGCACAAGGTATTGCCAGAACTCCTGGATGccatgctggggaacctgctggcagagtccccagacATCAACAGGCTCCACTACATCTTGGAA cACATCAACTTCTGGTTCATGTCCAGAGTATCCCAgaagagagccagggccattaggAGCAGCACGGCCCTGCTCAGATCCACCATCACTCTCTCTgagtttgac
- the LOC120399449 gene encoding uncharacterized protein LOC120399449 isoform X7, producing MFLHTIHPVCLAAQQRWQDTLEPHCCKAAVVERIVELIEELPDNSPPGGVLANSLIAVGNLSTMTPALEPELEKHLLRSALHANFTLGTEKDTTQVQALHKVLPELLDAMLGNLLAESPDINRLHYILEHINFWFMSRVSQKRARAIRSSTALLRSTITLSEFDGALALAAGPACLERGLRYFHQAVQWQMQPSTEVKNGSERVKLDHLLSCCNQVSRVRERRERTRRWLAAVGSRNS from the exons ATGTTCCTGCACACCATCCACCCCGTGTGTCTCGCTGCACAACAGAGATGGCAGGACACATTGGAGCCACACTGCTGCAAGGCAgctgtggtggagaggattgtg gagctcattgaggagctgCCTGATAACTCTCCACCCGGCGGCGTCCTCGCTAACTCCCTGATTGCTgtgggcaacctcag caccatgacacctgccctggagccagagcTGGAGAAGCACCTCCTGCGATCTGCCCTGCATGCCAACTTCACCCTGGGCACGGAGAAGGACACCACCCAAGTCCAG GCTCTGCACAAGGTATTGCCAGAACTCCTGGATGccatgctggggaacctgctggcagagtccccagacATCAACAGGCTCCACTACATCTTGGAA cACATCAACTTCTGGTTCATGTCCAGAGTATCCCAgaagagagccagggccattaggAGCAGCACGGCCCTGCTCAGATCCACCATCACTCTCTCTgagtttgac GGGGCTTTGGCTTTAGCTGCTGGGCCTGCGTGCCTAGAGAGAGGACTGCGGTATTTCCATCAGGCTGTTCAATGGCAAATGCAGCCATCCACCGAAGTGaagaatggaagtgaaagagTAAAGCTGGACCAtctgctgagctgctgcaatcaagtgagcagagtcagggagagaagagagagaactcGAAGGTGGCTGGCGGCTGTAGGGAGTAGAAACAGTTAA